Within the Setaria viridis chromosome 3, Setaria_viridis_v4.0, whole genome shotgun sequence genome, the region GACCAATCAATATGAAATCACATGGAAGTGGGAAACCTTCAGCTATCCAAACTGTGCTGTCTTCTAAAATCAGTGGAAACTTGCTGCTCGTGATGGTTTGCCTGATCACTGTACAGATTCCAGATAAGTTGATCGAAGAATTACAGAATACCAGGAAGAATATAATGCATGGAATTGTAAGGGTGTCTAAAAAAATTGACTAAAAGCAGTGCCATACTGGAGAGAAACACTGCTATCCGTAAGTTCTATGCATGCTGTGTGAGGTACAATCAGAAAGGGTCTCTTCTGGCTTTCTTGCTTAACAAACAAAACAGTAGTAAAACATGTGTGTCAGTATATACCAGCACTCTGGCGTTaccatatgaaaaaagaaatgtgaCTCCTTCAACTTTAATCATGAAACCAGACAACTTTTTCTCACAAGTTTGGGTTTCACTAAAGCAATAATTTCAgttttcatcatcatcttccagcaGGTAGTCTTCTATTTGATCTCTGAAATAAACAGTTTGCTGAATCAGTGCACTGAAGAACAAACATGATATTAGCAAATGAATGGAGTGTTGAACATGTGGAAACAAGTGGTCATGTAAACTAAACATCATGCTAAGAAGCAACACGGAAAGGTTTAATGTTTTCCTTTAGTATATCACTGATAACATGCACAATAAATACCCAGACAATGAGGCAGCCTACAAAGCCTCACCTTAGTGAGCTGGCAGATGCAGTGTCCACTTTCTCAGTCCAAAACTTCGGTAGTAGTGAAAAGAATTGTCCATACGTATCTGTAGCAGATGGTAGAATCTGGAAATGGCAGCTTTGACAACAATGAGCAGTATAAAGATCAATTTTCTTCTGGGCCTTGTGCTTTGTGTTTTCCAAATTCTGGAGTTCTGATTCACTGAACGGGCTTCCACATATCAGGCAGAGAATCTCAGAGAAAGTAGACTCGTTGGTATCAACATTCTGAAACTTGGGTCGAAGCCGTGATGGCAGGAAATCATGATAGCCGTTTGCTGAGAACTTATTAAAAGAGAATGGCTTAAGCTTTTGTGCGGTTCTTAAAATGGTGTGCTCTCGAGAAGGGTTCTCTTCCTGTAAATAGaaaatagaaattagaaaatgttaaAAATCACGACTTGTGTTGCTCCTCAAGATATTCATAAAAGTAATCACTAAACAAGAACACAGCTTCAGTTTTAGTTTAATTCAGAATAGCTAAAATGTCAAGTTGGTAAGCAAGTGGCATGCGAAGAACAAGAGGACCTACCCTTAGTCGTGAAACAAACGATGCAACTAAGCTGTTGATGCCCCTGCAAGGCCTATCAAGAAGTTGCTGCATCTTTAAACTGAGCATAGAACCCATTAGAATAAAAGACGTTGTGAAGAAAACAAACAACTAGATTAATAAATGAACTTTGATCTTACCTATCAAGTTCACAGAGCAAGCTAAGCTCTTGGGCAAGGCAATCATGGAGTGGAAGAACCACAGGTACTTCCCACCGTGTATCAACATATTGGACATCAGCTGGTAAAGAGTAGCCTTGCCCCTGGGAAAAATTGGTAATTCTGTTAAGCTCTCAACACTCTCATGAGATCTTTTCAAGAAGTATGAAGCATCACCAGATTAGCAACATACCTTCACGGTGGCAGATAGCACATGACATGCTATTCCAGATGCGCATGTCCCCAGCATGATCTTGGTGTAGCCATTTTCCAGTGCAATCTGAGCAAAATATCAACATGGAATTGTAAGTTTGGTATAAAAAAAACATGCGAGCGCATGGACAAGCACTGAAGGGAAGCACCTTCTGCAGTGAAAGCATGCGCAAGCATCGAATAAAGTCATCCCTCCCTGTCTCATCATCGATCATGCCGACCACCTCCTTCAGCCTGGCCACCTTGTCCTCTGACCCAGATGAGAATACGTCCTCAAGAGGGGCAACGTGCACTTGCTTATCGCCGGGTGACAAACTCGACACGATCGATTTGATATCTTCAGTCGCCGTCTGAGTTTCATGCTCCGGTCTCGCCAAAACGACACTCTCGTCGACAAACGCCACGCCAACGCCGAAGGCCGGCAGGGCCTGCGAGTTGCTCGTCTCCCAGCTCTGGATCGCCTTGGACTGCATCGCGTGTATGAATTGCAGGGCCACCCTGGGTTGTGTGGCGACAATTCGATTCAGTGGGATTATAACAAAACCATGGAAGTGAAGCAACATCGAAAACTAAAGACCTAAGTACCTAACCGATTACCCTGCCACCCATGACCCATTAATTTGCAATAGAGCTCAAACCCAATGCTATATGTTGGCCGTGGGTAttgatccttttcttttttaagctGGCATATGTTGATCTTGCCACAGTGCACAAATTTGCCCAAACTACCAGGTAGAGAGAAGACATAGTAATGATGACGGTGGGAAATCCGAGAGAATCGGAGACCTGGAGGCGGGGCCGCCGGAGAAGGCGAGGAGGACGGCGTCGGTGGGGCGCACCATGGCGTTGCTGGTGACGGCGAGCTTGAACTTCCCGAACAGGTGGGCCCGGAAGCACTCCCGACACATGCCAGCGCCCCCGGACGCCGCGACGGTCggggcgccgccgtcgcacttgccgcacgtggtggcggcgccggtggcgatCGAAAGCCGGGCCATCCTCTCCGCCGGAGCGTCCTCCTCGGCGCCTGaggcggagccggaggaggaggagcagtgcGGCCcgcagcccgcgccgccgcaggcggaggcggcggccatggcgggcgcGAGGGAGACGAAGGTTCGGAAggggacggcggccggcggcgcggggtgtAGGGGAGGTTTGGGgattcccttctctctcttcgcTCAGGTGCGTGCGCGAAACGTTTATTGGGCTTCGTTTTGGGGCTCATATGGATGGAGTTGGCGCGGCCCAAACGAGAGATCAACTAAGCCCAAcatggctgtttggatactactTACCCCCCTCGACAATGGACTGAGTCCGTGTTTTCTCCCGCAACTACAAAACCGTCCGTTCTGCCTCCTCGTACTCCTGAAACCGGACGTGTGACCTCCCTGATCCGATTCCACTCCAGTTTTGTCCGACGTGGCACCGGTTTTGAACCGACGTGGCGCGGGCTGACGTGTCAGAGATGATGGACGTGGCAGGGGCTATCTTCTCTTTCAATCTGCAGTCTGCGCCGATATgcggcaccacctcctccgcccgcttccagccgccgccgcttcttgcCGTCGAGCTGGTGCCGCCACTCACCGCTACAGCTGATGGGCGCCACACGAGGCATAGTTGCTCTGGAGTCTCCATCCGCAGGGACCATCTCGAGAGCGTGACCAGCACGAAGGCGCCCGAGCTGCGACTGCGGATTGAACATCGCCAATCAGTGGACTGCGACCGCGGAAGCTCTGGTGGCTCGCCTCGCTGATGCTTTAATTGGCAGTCGGTTGCTACGGCAAGATGCGGTACTAGGGAGAAGGCATCATGGGGTCCCGTTCGTCCGCTCAGGTTGTGCTTCTGCTCGGTCCTGGAGGTCTGACGGTGGGACGAGCAGGGATTGGATCGGGAGCAGCagatctccttcctcctctccaatCCATCTTAATTTCCCCCGAAGAGCAATCGTCGGATTCCTAATTCTCCAATTCTGGTAGCTGTTGCGCCACCTCTCTCCCATGACCAAGCATAGCGCACGGTAGTGGCTCATCTCCTTTCCCTCTTCACCGAGAAAACAATCAGCAAGAAAGCAGCAGCACCTCTCCTCTCGCTCCTACCCTACACGCAAGAAGCAATCGGTTCTTAATCCTCTCCAAATCCAAGCAGGCATGTATCTCTCTCTCGGAATCTTCTTCTCGAGAGCGCATAGCAAACTGGCAGCTCAAGCATCCACCTTTCTACCTCCGTTTTACTTCTCTAGAAGATTGAAGCATCAGTCCTTTATTTTTCTCTGCCTCGGTCCCATGGACTGATTTGTCTCTGCGTCTGTGGCAATGGGCCCGGCAGGCTGCACCTGTGCGCTGCTGCGGGAGGCCCCAATGGTGAATCACCAACAGGCGCCTCCCCTGCTATATATGGCACGGAGCTTGATGGAATCTCTGGGGGTAGCCCCGAGTAGCCGCATTCGGCCGCAAGAGGGAGAACGCAGGGCACCGCCGAGCTCGTCCGCATGCATGCGGATGGAGAATGCCAGGACAGCGCCGAGCTCGTCGGCGGGCATGCGGGTTGGAGGAAGGCTGCACCGCTCGCGCACTGGAAGCGTAGAAGA harbors:
- the LOC117850732 gene encoding cytoplasmic tRNA 2-thiolation protein 2; this encodes MAAASACGGAGCGPHCSSSSGSASGAEEDAPAERMARLSIATGAATTCGKCDGGAPTVAASGGAGMCRECFRAHLFGKFKLAVTSNAMVRPTDAVLLAFSGGPASRVALQFIHAMQSKAIQSWETSNSQALPAFGVGVAFVDESVVLARPEHETQTATEDIKSIVSSLSPGDKQVHVAPLEDVFSSGSEDKVARLKEVVGMIDDETGRDDFIRCLRMLSLQKIALENGYTKIMLGTCASGIACHVLSATVKGQGYSLPADVQYVDTRWEVPVVLPLHDCLAQELSLLCELDSLKMQQLLDRPCRGINSLVASFVSRLREENPSREHTILRTAQKLKPFSFNKFSANGYHDFLPSRLRPKFQNVDTNESTFSEILCLICGSPFSESELQNLENTKHKAQKKIDLYTAHCCQSCHFQILPSATDTYGQFFSLLPKFWTEKVDTASASSLRDQIEDYLLEDDDEN